A window of Pedococcus aerophilus contains these coding sequences:
- a CDS encoding PPOX class F420-dependent oxidoreductase produces the protein MARSIATNTEVDLEGLLDFVRPRHQMVVITTRSDGRPQASPVTGGVDQEGRIVISSYPERAKTNNARKRPEVSVMVLSDDFGGAWVQVDGDCEVIDAPDSVEPLVDYFRCISGEHPDWDEYRQAMLDQGKSILRLTPTRWSPIATGGFPARLAN, from the coding sequence ATGGCACGCAGCATCGCGACGAACACCGAGGTCGACCTTGAAGGGCTGCTGGACTTCGTCCGGCCGCGCCACCAGATGGTCGTCATCACCACGCGCTCCGACGGGCGCCCGCAGGCCTCGCCGGTGACCGGTGGCGTGGACCAGGAGGGTCGGATCGTCATCTCGTCCTACCCGGAGCGCGCCAAGACGAACAACGCGCGCAAGCGTCCCGAGGTCAGCGTCATGGTGCTCTCCGACGACTTCGGCGGGGCGTGGGTGCAGGTCGACGGCGACTGCGAGGTCATCGACGCACCGGATTCGGTGGAACCCCTGGTGGACTACTTCCGGTGCATCTCGGGAGAGCACCCCGACTGGGACGAGTACCGCCAGGCCATGCTCGACCAGGGCAAGTCGATCCTGCGGCTCACCCCGACGCGGTGGTCGCCCATCGCGACCGGCGGTTTTCCCGCCCGCCTCGCGAACTGA
- the coaE gene encoding dephospho-CoA kinase → MLRVGLTGGIGSGKSTVAQRLSTLGAVVIDSDVLAREVVAPGSAGLTAVAERFGEDVLEADGSLNRAALGAIVFADAQARRDLEEITHPLIARRTAELAEQAGERSVVVHDVPLLVEKHMGPGYHLVVVVGAAESTRTKRLAATRGMTLEEAQSRIAAQATDDERRTAADVWLDNDGSRDELLAAVDLLWSERLVPFEHNLRTGTRSRRPERLALHEPDPAWPEQAERLLGRLRRAFGDVLVTADHVGSTAVPGLIAKDVIDLQIGVRSLTDVDDPELLERLRAAGFPDVAENRQDNGKDGTVWPKRFLGSADPGRVAHVHVREVDSPGWRWALAFRDWMRADPGAREEYAAEKRRLAATLSTVGEYADAKEPWFDSVHERATAWAEASGWSHPRG, encoded by the coding sequence ATGTTGCGCGTCGGCCTCACCGGAGGCATCGGGTCCGGCAAATCCACTGTGGCCCAACGGCTTTCGACCCTCGGGGCGGTCGTCATCGACTCCGACGTCCTGGCTCGCGAGGTCGTCGCCCCGGGGTCGGCGGGCCTCACCGCGGTGGCCGAGCGTTTCGGTGAGGACGTGCTCGAGGCCGACGGCTCGCTCAACCGAGCCGCCCTCGGTGCCATCGTGTTCGCCGACGCGCAGGCCCGCAGGGACCTCGAGGAGATCACCCACCCCCTGATCGCGAGGCGGACGGCAGAGCTGGCCGAGCAGGCGGGGGAGCGGTCGGTCGTCGTCCACGACGTGCCGCTGCTCGTCGAGAAGCACATGGGTCCGGGCTACCACCTCGTCGTGGTCGTCGGCGCCGCTGAGTCGACGAGGACCAAGCGCCTGGCCGCCACCCGGGGCATGACGCTGGAGGAGGCACAGAGCCGCATCGCTGCCCAGGCCACGGACGACGAGCGCCGGACCGCCGCCGACGTCTGGCTCGACAACGACGGGTCTCGGGACGAGCTGCTGGCCGCCGTCGACCTTCTCTGGAGCGAACGGCTCGTGCCCTTCGAGCACAACCTCCGTACCGGCACCCGGTCGCGTCGCCCGGAGCGACTCGCCCTGCACGAGCCCGACCCCGCCTGGCCGGAGCAGGCGGAGAGGTTGCTCGGCAGGTTGCGCCGGGCCTTCGGTGACGTGCTCGTCACGGCCGACCACGTGGGCAGCACAGCGGTGCCGGGACTCATCGCCAAGGACGTCATCGACCTCCAGATCGGGGTGCGCTCACTGACCGACGTGGACGACCCGGAGCTGCTCGAGCGGCTCCGCGCGGCAGGGTTCCCGGACGTCGCGGAGAACCGGCAGGACAACGGGAAGGACGGGACGGTCTGGCCCAAGCGCTTCCTGGGCAGCGCCGACCCGGGGAGGGTCGCCCACGTCCACGTCCGGGAGGTCGACAGCCCGGGGTGGCGGTGGGCCCTGGCCTTCCGCGACTGGATGCGGGCAGACCCGGGCGCCCGTGAAGAGTATGCGGCCGAGAAGCGCCGCCTCGCCGCCACCCTCAGCACGGTGGGCGAGTATGCCGACGCGAAGGAGCCGTGGTTCGACAGCGTGCACGAGCGCGCGACCGCGTGGGCCGAGGCCTCCGGCTGGAGCCACCCGCGTGGCTGA
- a CDS encoding YidH family protein, with translation MAEDDHPLRSPRSVYGVGEEPDPRFSLANERTALAWMRTALALVGGGVAMVSLASLDTLPAWTALVGAAACLGGGALALRTVGAWAAVERALRLHQPLPAPRALAVLAGGVVVLGVLTLVLALVELGRR, from the coding sequence GTGGCTGAGGACGACCACCCCCTGCGCAGCCCCCGCAGCGTCTACGGCGTGGGGGAGGAGCCGGACCCCCGCTTCTCCCTCGCCAACGAACGCACGGCGCTGGCGTGGATGCGGACCGCGCTGGCCCTCGTCGGTGGCGGTGTCGCCATGGTGTCGTTGGCCAGTCTCGACACCCTCCCGGCCTGGACCGCGCTGGTCGGGGCGGCTGCCTGCCTCGGCGGTGGAGCCCTGGCGCTGCGCACGGTGGGGGCCTGGGCCGCCGTCGAACGCGCCCTGCGGCTCCACCAGCCGCTCCCGGCGCCCCGGGCCCTCGCGGTCCTCGCGGGCGGGGTCGTGGTCCTCGGGGTCCTGACCCTGGTGCTCGCCCTCGTCGAGCTGGGTCGGCGATGA
- a CDS encoding DUF202 domain-containing protein — translation MSPIPQRSALQPERTALAWQRTAMTALVCFVPLVVVALRLDLPVVAGGGGVAMVVSGVLVFSVRTRLRQLADDDRGYSPAPPLVQVAAVTVLCAVGGVAVGIAQLR, via the coding sequence GTGAGCCCGATCCCGCAGCGCAGCGCCCTGCAGCCCGAGCGCACCGCGCTGGCCTGGCAGCGCACGGCGATGACGGCCCTGGTCTGCTTCGTCCCACTCGTCGTCGTGGCGCTGCGCCTGGACCTGCCCGTGGTCGCCGGTGGCGGCGGGGTGGCCATGGTGGTGAGCGGGGTGCTCGTCTTCTCGGTGCGGACCCGGCTGCGCCAGCTCGCGGACGACGACCGTGGCTACTCGCCCGCGCCGCCGCTGGTGCAGGTGGCTGCCGTGACCGTCCTGTGCGCGGTGGGCGGCGTGGCCGTGGGCATCGCGCAGCTCAGGTGA
- a CDS encoding MFS transporter: MPATRPAAEPVAQVASARRWGMLGATTVAQAASAVAVHGPAFLIPALVARSGLTLAQAGLVAAAPVLGTMLTLVAWGAVVDRRGERLVLLVGLAATGAASLVGVLSRGTTTLALALFLAGAAAASANAASGRVIVGWFPPQRRGLAMGIRQMAQPLGVGVAAVSMAVVADAHGVSAALWVPTAAAALGIVLVSAVVVDPPRPARPEQPADSPYVRDRYLPRIHGVSMLLVVPQFVVWTYALVWLVSERGWSPGAAGVLVAVTQVAGALGRIGVGQLSDVVGSRMRPLRWVAFGAVVAMAALGITARLGWDAAVVLLVVASTVTVADNGLAFTAVAERAGPFWSGRALGLQNTGQFLVAACVPPVAGLVATHAGYAAAFGLAAGFAAAALPLVPVRQERELT; the protein is encoded by the coding sequence GTGCCCGCCACCCGTCCCGCTGCGGAACCGGTCGCCCAGGTGGCGTCGGCCCGCCGCTGGGGCATGCTCGGCGCCACGACCGTGGCCCAGGCGGCATCCGCGGTCGCGGTCCACGGCCCGGCGTTCCTCATCCCCGCCCTCGTCGCCCGGTCCGGGCTGACGCTCGCCCAGGCAGGGCTGGTCGCGGCCGCCCCGGTGCTGGGGACGATGCTCACCCTCGTCGCCTGGGGCGCCGTGGTGGATCGTCGCGGCGAACGGCTGGTCCTGCTGGTCGGGTTGGCCGCGACCGGCGCGGCGTCGCTGGTCGGGGTGCTGTCGAGGGGGACGACCACCCTTGCTCTCGCCCTCTTCCTCGCGGGAGCGGCCGCCGCGTCGGCGAACGCCGCGAGCGGACGCGTCATCGTCGGGTGGTTCCCGCCGCAGCGCCGCGGGCTCGCCATGGGGATCCGGCAGATGGCCCAGCCCCTCGGGGTCGGCGTCGCGGCCGTGAGCATGGCGGTCGTCGCAGACGCGCACGGCGTCTCCGCCGCCCTGTGGGTGCCGACCGCCGCCGCCGCCCTGGGCATCGTGCTCGTCTCCGCCGTCGTGGTCGACCCGCCGCGACCGGCGCGCCCCGAGCAGCCCGCTGACAGCCCGTACGTGCGCGACCGCTACCTGCCGCGGATCCACGGCGTCTCGATGCTGCTGGTGGTGCCCCAGTTCGTCGTCTGGACCTATGCACTGGTCTGGCTGGTCTCCGAACGTGGTTGGTCGCCGGGCGCCGCGGGGGTCCTCGTCGCCGTGACGCAGGTGGCCGGTGCGTTGGGACGCATCGGGGTCGGCCAGCTGTCGGACGTCGTCGGGAGCCGGATGCGCCCGCTGCGGTGGGTGGCGTTCGGTGCCGTGGTCGCGATGGCCGCGCTGGGGATCACGGCCCGCTTGGGCTGGGACGCCGCCGTCGTGCTGCTCGTCGTCGCCTCGACGGTGACAGTGGCCGACAACGGCCTCGCCTTCACCGCGGTGGCGGAACGGGCCGGACCGTTCTGGAGCGGACGCGCGCTGGGCTTGCAGAACACCGGCCAGTTCCTGGTGGCCGCGTGCGTGCCCCCGGTGGCGGGCCTGGTCGCCACCCACGCCGGGTATGCCGCGGCCTTCGGTCTCGCGGCCGGGTTCGCCGCTGCGGCCCTCCCGCTCGTCCCCGTGCGGCAGGAGCGCGAGCTCACCTGA
- the uvrB gene encoding excinuclease ABC subunit UvrB → MRPTTDLQRTVAPFEVVSEFKPAGDQPTAIADLAKRVRAGEQNTVLLGATGTGKSATTAWLIEEVQRPTLVMAPNKTLAAQLANEFRELLPNNAVEYFVSYYDYYQPEAYIAQTDTYIEKDSSINEEVERLRHSATNSLLTRRDVIVVASVSCIYGLGTPQEYVDRMARLKVGMEVDRDELLRRFVQMQYTRNDLAFTRGTFRVRGDTVEIIPVYEELAVRIEFFGDEVERIYTLHPVSGEIVREETEMYVFPATHYVAGPERMERAIRGIELELADQLATFEKQGKLLEAQRLRMRTTYDVEMMRQVGSCSGIENYSMHIDGRARGTAPNTLLDYFPEDFLLVIDESHVTVPQIGAMYEGDMSRKRQLVDHGFRLPSAMDNRPLRWEEFLERIGQTVYLSATPGTYELAQSTGVVEQIIRPTGLIDPEVVLKPTKGQIDDLLHEIGERTAKNERVLVTTLTKKMAEDLTDYLLDKGVRVRYLHSEVDTLRRVELLRELRMGEYDVLVGINLLREGLDLPEVSLVSILDADKEGFLRSARSLIQTIGRAARNVSGQVHMYADKITPSMAEAIEETSRRREKQIAYNLAAGVDPQPLRKKIADITDLLNREDADTEALIGSGRSQSRGKGGGRGGRGTVQADAGVATDRLRGMPANDLANLIQELSTQMHQAATDLHFELAARLRDEIGDLKKELRQMSNATS, encoded by the coding sequence ATGCGTCCCACGACTGACCTGCAGCGCACGGTCGCCCCGTTCGAGGTCGTCTCCGAGTTCAAGCCAGCCGGTGACCAACCGACGGCCATCGCCGACCTCGCCAAGCGGGTCCGTGCCGGCGAGCAGAACACCGTGCTGCTCGGCGCCACCGGCACCGGCAAGTCGGCGACGACGGCCTGGCTGATCGAGGAGGTGCAGCGACCGACCCTGGTCATGGCGCCCAACAAGACGCTGGCAGCCCAGCTGGCCAACGAGTTCCGTGAGCTGCTGCCCAACAACGCGGTCGAGTACTTCGTGTCGTACTACGACTACTACCAGCCCGAGGCGTACATCGCGCAGACGGACACCTACATCGAGAAGGACTCCTCGATCAACGAGGAGGTCGAGCGGCTGCGCCACAGCGCGACCAACTCGCTGCTCACCCGCCGCGACGTCATCGTCGTCGCCTCGGTCTCGTGCATCTACGGCCTGGGCACGCCCCAGGAGTACGTCGACCGGATGGCCCGGCTCAAGGTCGGCATGGAGGTCGACCGCGACGAGCTGCTGCGACGGTTCGTCCAGATGCAGTACACCCGCAACGACCTGGCCTTCACCCGCGGCACCTTCCGCGTACGCGGCGACACCGTCGAGATCATCCCGGTCTACGAGGAGCTCGCCGTCCGCATCGAGTTCTTCGGCGACGAGGTGGAGCGGATCTACACGCTGCACCCCGTCAGCGGCGAGATCGTGCGCGAGGAGACGGAGATGTACGTCTTCCCGGCGACGCACTACGTGGCAGGTCCCGAGCGCATGGAGCGGGCCATCCGGGGCATCGAGCTCGAGCTCGCCGACCAGCTCGCGACCTTCGAGAAGCAGGGCAAGCTCCTCGAGGCCCAGCGGCTGCGGATGAGGACGACCTACGACGTGGAGATGATGCGGCAGGTCGGCTCGTGCTCGGGCATCGAGAACTACTCGATGCACATCGACGGCCGCGCCCGCGGGACCGCACCGAACACCCTGCTCGATTACTTCCCTGAGGACTTCCTCCTCGTCATCGACGAGTCCCACGTGACGGTCCCCCAGATCGGGGCGATGTACGAGGGCGACATGTCGCGCAAGCGCCAGCTCGTCGACCACGGGTTCCGCCTGCCCTCGGCCATGGACAACCGGCCGCTGCGGTGGGAGGAGTTCCTCGAGCGGATCGGCCAGACCGTCTACCTCTCGGCGACGCCGGGGACCTACGAGCTCGCCCAGAGCACCGGCGTGGTCGAGCAGATCATCCGCCCCACCGGCCTGATCGACCCCGAGGTCGTGCTCAAGCCGACCAAGGGCCAGATCGACGACCTGCTCCACGAGATCGGCGAGCGCACGGCGAAGAACGAGCGTGTGCTGGTGACGACCCTGACCAAGAAGATGGCCGAGGACCTCACCGACTACCTCCTCGACAAGGGGGTGCGGGTGAGGTACCTGCACAGCGAGGTCGACACCCTGCGCCGCGTCGAGCTGCTCCGGGAGCTGCGGATGGGGGAGTACGACGTCCTGGTCGGCATCAACCTCCTGCGTGAGGGGCTCGACCTCCCGGAGGTCTCGCTCGTGAGCATCCTCGACGCCGACAAGGAAGGGTTCCTGCGCTCGGCCCGGTCGCTCATCCAGACGATCGGCCGCGCGGCCCGCAACGTCTCCGGCCAGGTGCACATGTATGCCGACAAGATCACGCCCTCGATGGCCGAGGCGATCGAGGAGACCTCCCGTCGGCGCGAGAAGCAGATCGCGTACAACCTCGCCGCCGGGGTCGACCCGCAGCCGCTGCGCAAGAAGATCGCCGACATCACCGACCTGCTCAACCGTGAGGACGCCGACACCGAGGCCCTCATCGGGTCGGGTCGCAGCCAGTCGCGGGGCAAGGGCGGTGGCCGTGGTGGCCGCGGCACCGTGCAGGCCGACGCGGGCGTGGCGACCGACCGGCTGCGCGGGATGCCGGCCAACGACCTCGCGAACCTCATCCAGGAGCTGTCGACGCAGATGCACCAGGCCGCGACGGACCTGCACTTCGAGCTGGCGGCCCGGCTCCGCGACGAGATCGGCGACCTGAAGAAGGAGCTCCGTCAGATGTCGAACGCGACCTCCTAG
- a CDS encoding TerC family protein, whose product MDVAPWVWYLTIGLMAAVLLFDVFIIARRPHVPSTKEVSVALAAYVGAAVLFGLGVWWFTKDAHGAKFMTEYYAGWLTEYSLSIDNLFIFLLIMARFAVPEKLQQSALLIGIIIAIVLRGIFIAVGAAAINNFAWVFYIFGAFLIYTAVKLAKEGEGDDDEYEENRFMKFVEKRFPATKEYDGAKLFTKVDGKKLATPMFIVIMALGTTDLLFALDSIPAIFGLTKDPYLVLTANLFALMGLRQLYFLIGGLLKRLVYLSLGLAVLLAFIGVKLVLHAMHENELPFINGGEHIEWAPDIPISVSLGAIVLILGVTTVASLLKTRKDDKAATPSA is encoded by the coding sequence ATGGATGTCGCCCCGTGGGTCTGGTACCTCACCATCGGGCTGATGGCCGCGGTCCTGCTCTTCGACGTCTTCATCATCGCGCGGCGTCCCCACGTGCCCAGCACCAAGGAGGTCAGCGTCGCGCTGGCCGCCTACGTCGGTGCGGCCGTGCTGTTCGGCCTCGGTGTCTGGTGGTTCACCAAGGACGCCCACGGCGCGAAGTTCATGACGGAGTACTACGCGGGCTGGCTGACCGAGTACTCGTTGTCGATCGACAACCTGTTCATCTTCCTGCTGATCATGGCGCGGTTCGCCGTGCCGGAGAAGCTCCAGCAGTCGGCCCTGCTCATCGGCATCATCATCGCCATCGTCCTGCGCGGCATCTTCATCGCCGTGGGCGCCGCGGCGATCAACAACTTCGCCTGGGTCTTCTACATCTTCGGTGCCTTCCTCATCTACACCGCCGTCAAGCTCGCCAAGGAGGGCGAGGGTGACGACGACGAGTACGAGGAGAACCGCTTCATGAAGTTCGTGGAGAAGCGCTTCCCGGCGACCAAGGAGTACGACGGCGCCAAGCTCTTCACCAAGGTCGACGGCAAGAAGCTGGCCACGCCGATGTTCATCGTCATCATGGCGCTGGGCACCACGGACCTGCTGTTCGCGCTGGACTCGATCCCCGCGATCTTCGGCCTGACCAAGGACCCGTACCTCGTCCTCACCGCGAACCTGTTCGCCCTGATGGGCCTGCGCCAGCTGTACTTCCTCATCGGCGGTCTGCTCAAGCGCCTCGTCTACCTCAGCCTCGGACTCGCCGTCCTGCTCGCCTTCATCGGCGTCAAGCTCGTGCTGCACGCCATGCACGAGAACGAGCTCCCGTTCATCAACGGTGGCGAGCACATCGAGTGGGCCCCGGACATCCCGATCTCGGTGTCGCTCGGCGCCATCGTCCTCATCCTCGGTGTCACCACGGTCGCGAGCCTGCTCAAGACCCGCAAGGACGACAAGGCGGCCACGCCCAGCGCCTGA
- a CDS encoding EamA family transporter: MATTRAPASPLLLVLTAVVSVQFGGALAATLVPEIGAAGSVTLRLLFATAILLAWARPSLRGHSPTAWRTVVAFGLALGLMNLAFYASLEHLPIGVAVTVEFLGPLTLATVLARRVRDLAAVAAAAVGVVLISRALEVPLASVEWTGLALAAAAGACWAAYILASGRAGREFASFDGLALAMTVAFVVTLPLGLRTVPQWSGESVLKGLGIAVLSSVLPYSLELAALRHLSARAFGILLSLEPAAAALAGFLVLHQRLTGRQFVGMALVVLASVLVMGAGQRREPAAAGG; the protein is encoded by the coding sequence ATGGCGACGACGCGAGCCCCGGCCTCCCCGCTGCTGCTCGTCCTCACCGCTGTCGTGTCCGTGCAGTTCGGCGGCGCGTTGGCCGCGACGCTCGTGCCGGAGATCGGGGCGGCCGGATCGGTCACGCTGCGTCTGCTCTTCGCCACCGCCATCCTGCTCGCCTGGGCGAGGCCGTCGCTGCGGGGCCACTCCCCCACCGCCTGGCGCACCGTCGTCGCCTTCGGCCTGGCCCTGGGGCTGATGAACCTCGCGTTCTACGCCTCGCTCGAGCACCTGCCGATCGGGGTGGCGGTGACGGTCGAGTTCCTGGGCCCGCTGACCCTGGCCACCGTCCTGGCCCGTCGGGTCCGCGACCTGGCGGCCGTCGCCGCGGCCGCGGTCGGCGTCGTCCTGATCTCCCGCGCCCTCGAGGTGCCCCTGGCGTCGGTGGAGTGGACCGGGCTGGCCCTGGCGGCCGCCGCGGGCGCCTGCTGGGCGGCATACATCCTCGCGAGCGGCCGGGCCGGGCGGGAGTTCGCGAGCTTCGACGGACTGGCCCTGGCGATGACGGTCGCCTTCGTCGTGACGCTCCCGCTCGGGCTGCGCACCGTGCCCCAGTGGAGCGGGGAGTCGGTCCTCAAGGGGCTCGGCATCGCCGTGCTGTCCTCGGTGCTCCCCTACTCGCTCGAGCTCGCCGCCCTGCGGCACCTGAGCGCCAGGGCGTTCGGGATCCTGCTGAGCCTGGAACCAGCCGCTGCAGCCCTGGCCGGCTTCCTCGTGCTGCACCAGCGGCTCACCGGGCGCCAGTTCGTCGGCATGGCCCTGGTCGTGCTCGCCAGCGTCCTGGTCATGGGTGCCGGGCAGCGCAGGGAGCCCGCGGCAGCCGGCGGGTGA
- a CDS encoding MBL fold metallo-hydrolase produces MTYDGHVKTAGPSEKRTLNLLSIWKISVSGMDNNAYLLACARTGAQLLIDAADESQRLLELVDEGSGRLDAVVTTHQHWDHHRALPDILEATGATSICGADDADGLPVPPDRTVGHGDQITFGDVVLDVIHLRGHTPGSIALAYDDPDGHTHLFTGDSLFPGGVGNTKNEGQSFASLIEDVSTRVFDVYDDDTWVYPGHGDDTTLGAERPHLQEWRDRGW; encoded by the coding sequence ATGACCTACGACGGACATGTGAAAACGGCGGGTCCAAGTGAAAAAAGGACCCTCAATCTTCTCAGCATCTGGAAGATCTCGGTCTCAGGGATGGACAACAACGCCTACCTTCTGGCATGTGCCCGGACCGGCGCACAGCTGCTCATCGATGCGGCGGACGAGTCGCAGCGCCTCCTGGAGCTCGTCGACGAGGGTTCGGGCCGGCTCGACGCCGTGGTGACGACGCACCAGCACTGGGACCACCACCGCGCGCTTCCCGACATCCTCGAGGCGACGGGGGCGACGAGCATCTGCGGGGCCGACGACGCCGACGGCCTCCCCGTGCCCCCCGACCGGACGGTGGGGCACGGCGACCAGATCACGTTCGGTGACGTGGTGCTCGACGTCATCCACCTGCGCGGGCACACCCCGGGGTCGATCGCCCTGGCCTACGACGACCCGGACGGGCACACCCACCTCTTCACCGGCGACTCTCTGTTCCCCGGCGGTGTGGGCAACACCAAGAACGAGGGGCAGAGCTTCGCGTCGCTCATCGAGGACGTGTCGACTCGGGTCTTCGACGTCTACGACGACGACACGTGGGTCTACCCCGGCCACGGCGACGACACGACCCTGGGTGCCGAACGGCCCCACCTGCAGGAGTGGCGCGACCGCGGCTGGTGA
- a CDS encoding ATP-binding protein, whose translation MALGRALACVLDNAVRAAGGEGHVTVTVHTDGAGVHVTVRDDGPGLGRIASVTSLGLTTTRAMVAACKGSFRLYTADEGGVIADICLPPSVSDREALPALPTLQVVAS comes from the coding sequence GTGGCTCTGGGACGTGCGCTGGCGTGCGTCCTGGACAACGCCGTCCGGGCAGCTGGTGGAGAGGGTCACGTCACCGTGACCGTCCACACCGATGGCGCCGGCGTCCACGTGACCGTGCGAGACGACGGGCCCGGCCTCGGGCGCATCGCCTCTGTCACATCGCTTGGACTCACGACCACGCGCGCCATGGTGGCTGCTTGCAAGGGGTCCTTCCGTCTCTACACGGCCGACGAGGGTGGAGTCATCGCTGACATCTGCCTCCCCCCGTCCGTGTCCGACCGCGAGGCGCTCCCGGCGCTTCCGACCCTTCAGGTGGTTGCATCATGA